The region TAGGCCGTGAAGGAGACGCCCTTGACGGCGTGCACCTTGCGTACGCCCCGCTCCTCGCCGCGCTTGATGATGCGGCTGAGAGCGGCGGTGGCGCTGCCCTTGCCGGTCTTGGCGCCGTTCACGCGGTAGACGATGTGCAGCTCGTCCGCGATGACGGTCGGGATGTGGGATGTCTGCTCAGCCACGGCCGTACCTCTCTTCCGCCTTCCAGAAGTACACGAACCCGCCGGCGGCGGCGACCACGGCCCAGAAGGTGGCGATGGCCCACACATGGGGCGGCAGGTGGGAGGCGCCGTAACCGTCGATGAGGGCGAAGCGCATCAGGTCCATGTAGATCGCGGCCGGGTTCACCTGGAGCGCGCGGATGAACCACTCGGGCCGTCCGACGAGCATGTTGCTGATGGAGAACATGACGCCCGAGGTGTACATCCAGGTGCGCAGGATGAACGGCATCAGCTGGGCGAGGTCCGGCGTCTTGGCGCCCAGGCGCGCCACGATCAGCGCGAGGCCGGTGTTGAAGAGGAACTGCAGCACCAGCACCGGGACGATCAGCAGCCAGGACAGACCTGGCGCGCTGCCGAAACCGATCACCACGACGAACAGCACGATCATCGAGAACAGCAGCTGCTGGAGTTGCTGGAGCGCGAAGGAGATGGGCAGCGAGGCGCGCGGGAAATGCAGCGCGCGCACCAGCCCCAGGTTCCCGGAGATCGCGCGGACGCCCGCCATGATCGAGCTCTGCGTGAAGGTGAAGACGAAGACACCGGTCACCAGGAACGGAATGTAGGTGTCGTGCGACATGCCCCGGCTGGCCTTGAGGATCACGCCGAAGATGAAGTAGTACACGGCCGCGTTCAGCAGCGGCGTCGCCACCTGCCACAGCTGGCCGAGCTTGGCCTGGCTGTACTGCGCGGTGAGTTTCGCCTGCGAGAAGGCAAGGATGAAATGCCGCCGCCCCCACAGCTGACGCACGTACTCGACGAGTCCGGGCCGGGCGCCGCTGACCGCGAGCCCGTACTTGGCGGCCAGGTCGGCCGCGGAGAACCCGTCATCGGGGGACGGACGGTCGCTCACCGCGACAGTTCCGTCATGCGTTGTCTCACTCACAAATGGAAACTTTCGTCTTCATGATGCGCACGGCCTGGTGGGGCAGGGGCTGGAGGCACGGGACCGCAGTACGGCGAACGTGCTCCCGGGAACGAGCTTGTCAGATGGTGTAGCCGCTTGTCAGATGACAGGAGGACGACCGAGGCGCGTCAGCCGCCACACCGTACGCCACTTCATGGGACGCCGGGGCCCGCAGGAACTGGTCCAGCCCTCCTTGAAACCGCCGAACCACGCCTTCAGGGCAGGTCCCGAGGGACGGCGGGCCAGGGTCAGGAGCATCCAGACGCCGAGGTAGACGGGGACGAGCGGCGCGGGAAGGTTTCGGCGCGCGAGCCAGACGCGGTTGCGGGCCACCATGCGGTGGTACACCGCATGCCGCGAAGGGGCGGTCGTGGGGTGGTACAGCACCATGTCGGACCGGTAGTCGATCATCCAGCCCGAGT is a window of Streptomyces mirabilis DNA encoding:
- a CDS encoding ABC transporter permease; this encodes MSETTHDGTVAVSDRPSPDDGFSAADLAAKYGLAVSGARPGLVEYVRQLWGRRHFILAFSQAKLTAQYSQAKLGQLWQVATPLLNAAVYYFIFGVILKASRGMSHDTYIPFLVTGVFVFTFTQSSIMAGVRAISGNLGLVRALHFPRASLPISFALQQLQQLLFSMIVLFVVVIGFGSAPGLSWLLIVPVLVLQFLFNTGLALIVARLGAKTPDLAQLMPFILRTWMYTSGVMFSISNMLVGRPEWFIRALQVNPAAIYMDLMRFALIDGYGASHLPPHVWAIATFWAVVAAAGGFVYFWKAEERYGRG